A genome region from Primulina eburnea isolate SZY01 chromosome 9, ASM2296580v1, whole genome shotgun sequence includes the following:
- the LOC140840803 gene encoding uncharacterized protein: MAGRPPRNNRNPRGANQDENNPPPPPPPRVNLSQEDMMSIATIVAATLQGFVNPLANAIQPPPEPQPCGIKYHYESLRRNRVPTFDGNPNPEVSYNWLNNVETQLHLLEIPEELRVEVVTLFLEDRARKWWDTVSPSLAEVEEITWQIFKREFLKQYYPAEFRLQKLNEFENFRQSPDMTVMEYTLRFNDLGTYVPTIMSDETLKMHCFKKGLNSRIQSALAVFKPSSFADLMGAAMSAETDIKRREEENKSKRPMNSQPTQNGPKFKKPNHSSGSFKGNSGSAGSTEGKWCDTCRQKHVGECYRKTGACFKCGKVGHRIKDCPDNKDKGAGSNKKNENKTNARVYAITQEEADDTNEVVAGTILLNEMPAYTLFDCGATHSFVSRKFAKKLKLEHDTLSEPLRVATPAIKIIETQKVYRNCKICISKQIFEAELIQLNMVEFDIILGMDCLESHKRRREIYLAVINEIKEEEVPRLGDIPIVQEFPYVFPEELPGEIPDREVEFEINLVPGAAPISKAPYRMALAKLKELKAQLQELLDKNQIRPSASPWGPPVLFLKSVALLGHIISQFGVSLDPKKVEEIKDWPQPKAVTEVRSFLGLDGYYRKFAEGFSSIAIPLTKITQKNSKFIWNEACEKSFETLKIKLASTRVLVLPEDGKNFTVYSYASKEGLGCVLMQEGQVIAYASRQLKPYEQNYPTHDLELAAVVFGLKIWRHYFYGVKCEVFTDHQSLKYIFTQKELNMRQRRWMELLKDYDLVINYHPGKANKVADALSRRNPGKASLSSLSV; this comes from the exons ATGGCAGGAAGACCACCCCGAAACAACCGTAACCCTCGTGGCGCcaaccaagatgaaaacaacccaccaccaccaccaccaccaagaGTGAATCTCAGTCAAGAGGATATGATGTCAATAGCCACTATCGTAGCTGCGACATTGCAAGGATTCGTGAACCCATTGGCTAATGCCATCCAACCACCACCTGAACCGCAACCGTGTGGGATTAAGTACCATTATGAATCTCTCAGAAGGAATCGAGTTCCAACTTTCGATGGAAACCCAAACCCAGAAGTCAGTTACAACTGGCTCAATAACGTCGAAACTCAACTACATTTACTGGAGATACCTGAGGAACTGAGAGTGGAGGTTGTAACACTGTTTTTGGAAGACCGAGCTAGGAAATGGTGGGATACTGTGTCGCCATCTTTGGCAGAAGTGGAAGAGATCACATGGCAGATTTTTAAGAGAGAGTTTCTGAAGCAATACTATCCGGCCGAGTTTCgtctacaaaagctgaatgaatttgaaaatttcagaCAATCACCAGACATGACGGTAATGGAATACACGTTGAGATTTAATGATCTGGGAACCTATGTCCCAACGATTATGTCAGATGAAACGTTAAAAATGCATTGTTTCAAAAAGGGACTCAACAGTCGAATTCAGTCGGCACTGGCAGTATTCAAACCTAGCAGCTTTGCAGATTTGATGGGCGCTGCAATGAGCGCAGAAACTGATATCAAGCGACGCGAGGAAGAAAACAAGAGCAAAAGGCCGATGAACAGTCAACCTACTCAGAATGGTCCCAAGTTTAAGAAACCAAATCATTCAAGTGGGTCTTTCAAAGGAAATTCTGGCAGTGCTGGTAGCACCGAAGGAAAGTGGTGTGATACATGTCGACAGAAACATGTTGGAGAATGTTACCGGAAGACAGGTGCTTGTTTCAAGTGCGGAAAGGTGGGTCATAGAATTAAAGATTGTCCTGACAACAAGGACAAAGGGGCGGGATCCAACAAGAAAAATGAAAACAAGACCAATGCCCGGGTATATGCAATCACCCAAGAGGAAGCTGATGATACCAATGAAGTGGTGGCAGGTACTATCTTACTCAATGAAATGCCTGCTTATACcttatttgattgtggtgctacacACTCATTCGTGTCTAGAAAGTTTGCTAAGAAGCTTAAACTCGAACATGATACTCTTAGTGAACCATTAAGAGTAGCAACACcggcaattaaaataattgagACCCAAAAAGTGTATCGAAACTGTAAAATTTGTATCAGCAAACAAATTTTTGAAGCAGAATTGATTCAACTCAATATGgttgagtttgacatcattcttggaatggactg CCTGGAAAGccataagaggaggagagaaaTTTATCTGGCAGTGATAAATGAAAttaaagaagaagaagtcccaaGGTTGGGGGATATTccaattgttcaagaatttccaTACGTTTTCCCCGAGGAACTACCGGGAGAGATACCAGATAGGGAagtagaatttgaaatcaatttggtcCCTGGTGCTGCGCCAATATCaaaggcaccataccgaatggctctaGCCAAATTAAAAGAGCTAAAGGCGCAACTGCAAGAATTACTAGACAAGAACCAGATTCGCCCCAGTGCATCCCCGTGGGGACCCCCAGtgcttttt TTAAAAAGTGTGGCGTTACTAGGACATATAATTTCACAATTTGGGGTGTCATTGGACCCTAAGAAGGTAGAGGAAATCAAAGATTGGCCACAACCAAAGGCAGTGACTGAAGTcaggagttttctgggattaGATGGCTACTACAGAAAATTTGCGGAaggattttcttcgatagcCATTCCACTCACCAAAATTACTCAGAAGAATTCGAAATTCATTTGGAATGAAGCTTGTGAAAAGAGTTTCGAAACTCTTAAGATAAAACTCGCATCCACACGAGTACTAGTTCTTCCCGAGGATGGTAAGAATTTCACTGTATACAGTTACGCATCAAAGGAAGGATTGgggtgtgtgcttatgcaagagggtcaggtaatcgcttatgcctcacggCAATTGAAACCATATGAGCAGAATTACCCCACTCATGACTTGGAGTTAGCCGCAGTAGTATTTGGGCTTAAAATCTGGAGACACTACTTTTATGGAGTAAAATGCGAAGTTTTTACTGATCACCAGAGTCTTAAGTACATTTTCACTCAAAAGGAATTAAATatgaggcaaagaaggtggatggaacttctcaaggattatgatttgGTAATCAATTACCATCCAGGTAAGGCAAATAAGGTGGCAGACGCATTGAGCCGAAGGAATCCTGGAAAGGCGAGCTTATCTTCACTATCAGTATAA